Within Topomyia yanbarensis strain Yona2022 chromosome 2, ASM3024719v1, whole genome shotgun sequence, the genomic segment gtagtgtattggtgcTGTGTGAGGCTCTCTTTCGTACCTTACCACTACAAACACTCCTTATTCTTTgttcgcccttcttccccacggaactgcATCAAGGTATTATTTTGTGGGAGAGAGGGCGTTGTGCTTTCTTCGCACCTATTTCTTTTGCTCACGAGTTTTCCGCAGCTATCTCGGAACCTCACTTGATGCATGAAATGGCTCGTCCTTTGAGTCCATTTAGCTCTCGACTCTACtcttgcttttcttcttcatctaTTACGTCACCATTTTGCTCTTGTATCAGTAAGCCGTTTAGCTGCTGATTTCCGATTGTCAATAAGCTGCCAGCGTTATTACGATCTTCTAGGATAGTGTTACGGTATGTCCCGCTGACCCCTTCCAACTCCACGGTCTACCACCTGTCGGTGGACAATTTTGATGTAGTGAGGACCATTTGAAATGGAAGGAtaggaaaagggaaaaaaggaccgtttgaaatggaaggatagaaaaaggaaaaaaaggatCGTTTGAAATGGTAGGATAGAAAAACATAGACGTCACGTAGAGATGAGAGAAAGGTATAAGAAAAAAGAATAGATAGAAATTGTTGGAAGTTTAAGTAAATAGAACGTTGAATTCGTGAAGATATAAGCAAACATTTATTTCCGTAAGTAGATCCTATGGCAGCACGAATTTACATGAGTacaatttctgaattaaaacctAAACAGGTGCCGGAAGGCCAAGAAACGCACTCAACCGTTCGAATTGTGCACGATTGAGGTTAGGTGATACGTGACTTGCGTATTGCCCTGTAATCTAGCCGTAATTGTTGGGAATTAACGAGATACAATAATTGACCGATGTAAGTAAGCTTGAATATTACTCTAAGCATAATATTaataaattacatcagcttttagCTGATACCGTTTGGAATACATTCCTTAGGGTGTTGCTGAAAAGCCTCTTATTTAATCCACCCAACAATCTAAAAGATCGTCCAAGATAACCACGAAGCAATGCCGAATTGTACAGGAAGTGCCCCCACCGTGGAAACACACTGTAACCAGTTTAATGAACCTGACACGGATCGGATGGTAAGCTGTTGTCACTGCGATTCGTGGTGGCATTTTACCTGTGTGGGTGTGAACGACAGCATTGATGCGACAGACCGACCGTTTACATGCCCAAACTGTCAGAGACCGTCGGCACAGATTCCGGTGATTGATGCACCCGGAAGCAAGGCTAACAGCAAAGCAGGAACGAGCACTTCAACCTGTAGTGCTGGAGCAATAAGGGCTCGCCTACAGCTCGAGAGACTTGAGGCCCAGAAGGCTTTGGCGATGAAGCGTATAGAGTTGGAGCGCCGGGAGCACGAGCGGAAGATGGAGCAAGAGAAGCAGAAAAAGGAAGCAGAGTTTGAGCGGAGGCAATTGCAGCTAGAGCAGGCGGTAATGAACGAGTCATTCCGTTTGAGAGAGGTGATTGACCTAGGTGGGGAAGGCGATGAAGACAACCGGAGTGTCGCCTCAGTGCAGAGTTCCTTCAGCAAGGTACAGCAGTGGAAGGTCGCCCATTCGACGTTGGTTGTCCCGACGGAGAAGGCTCCAGCTATTGGTACGAGTAACGCGACGACAGCAACTGGAATACAAGCTAGGCAGGACGGCATGCAGCAACCAACTAGCATTAACGAGGGTATTCTAGAAGCAGCGTTGGCAGGTATTTCGTTAGGGCAGTCAGGGTTGGAGCCAACGTTAGGGGGTATTATCGGTCGAGCCGAAAGCACAACAGCGCCAATAGTTGGTAGCGGTCAGGCTAACATTTTCTCGGTTACCTCCGCGCTCGCCGGGCCTAGCAAAGGCATCGCAAATGTAATCCCCAAGCAGCATGCTTTCCAAAACTATCCCTTTCCTCTCACCCAGCCTCCTCCAGCAGGCAATTCGTTTGTCATTCCGCGAGTTGGTAATCCGAATTTTGCAATCGCCGCGCAATCGACCGCAGTGAATAGAGATAGTGCAGGCCCAATTAGAGGTCCAGTGACAGTGGAAGAATTACTGGGAGGAGAGTATTCCCAGTCGTACGCCGGCCAACCGTTACCGTCTGTGATCCCCACTGAGCAAAGGTTTTCGAGAAGGCAGACGGTGCCACCAGGAATCCAATTGGGACCGCAGGAGCAACCACGGTTTGCGGAGTTCCAGGCTGGTGCGCAGCAACCTCCGTTGCATGACGAGCAGGCGTATTGGGGACCGACACCACGACAATTGGCGGCAAGACACGTGATGAACAAGGAGTTGCCAATCTTTTCTGGTAATCCGGAGGACTGGCCGCTATTCATTAGCTCGTACGTTAACTCTACTCAGACGTGCGGGTTTTCGAACGAGGAAAATTTGGCGAGGTTGCAACGGTGTTTGAAGGGGCACGCACTTGAATCGGTGCGGAGTCGACTGTTGCTACCGGCGAGCGTCCCAAATGTTTTAGCTACGCTGGAGACACTTTATGGTAGACCGGAATTGTTGATCCATGCGTTGTTGCAGAGGATCCGAGGGGTACCTGCGCCAAAACAGGAAAGACTAGATACGCTAATCGGTTTCGGTATGGCGGTGCAGAATTTTTGTGATCATCTGGAAGCCGGGAGGCATGAAGCGCATCTCAACAATCCGATGCTACTGTTCGAGTTGGTAGAGAAGCTTCCAGCACATATGAAACTGGACTGGTCGCTATACAAGCAGCGCTGCGGGGAAGTGAACCTGCGTTCTTTCTCGCAGTATATGCAGACGCTCGTGCGAGCGGCATCCGACGTGACCGTGAACTACGATCCTAGGCCGCAACCTGTACAGCAGCAGCGAATAGTGAAGGAGAAGAACGGAAAGGACAAAAACTTCTGCGGAACTCACTCAATGGAGGATTCTTCTTTGATGGCGACGAACAAAGAAGCATCTGGCGTTACGATGCGCCCATCAAGCCCAGcgtgtttcatttgcaaaaaccCGGGGCATCGGGTAAAAGACTGCTCAGAGTTCGACAAGAAAACGGTCGATGAACGCTGGGAGACAATACAGAAACTCGGCTTGTGTCGGCTCTGTCTTGGAGCACACGGAAGGCGCCCCTGCAAGAATCGCAAGCAATGCGATATCGACGGGTGTCAACGGCGTCACCACCCTTTGCTGCACTCCAAACGGGACACAAATGAAGCCCAGCAGGCCAGGGAAAACGGAAAGACGCCAGGAAATGGCTGTAAGAAGTTTGGGAACGACGGAAATTCGGCGAAGAATGGGTCCAGGCAAGTATCGAATGAAGCTAAGCCAAGTAGTTCCAAAGCTGTCACCAACCATCATTCCGCTGGGAAGACTACGCTTTTTCGTATTATTCCAGTGACTTTGTATGGGAACAATCGATCTGTGTCCGTGTATGCTTTCTTGGACGACGGCTCGGAGAGAACGCTGATTGACGAAGAGTTGGTAAAGGACCTTGGGGTTGTAGGAGATCCGCAACCATTGTGCTTGCAGTGGACGGCGAACGTGAAGAGGTCAGAAGCTAATTCTCAACGGGTCGCATTGGAAATAGCAGGACGGTCAGGggcatccaaacattctttgtcGGACGTGCGCACCGTAAGCAAGCTGGACTTACCACGACAATCCTTGCGGTACGCGGAACTCGCAGAAACCTTTCCGTACCTAAAGGGCCTACCGATCGATGATTACGATCAAGCGGTACCGCGCATCCTCATCGGAAACGACAACGCTCACGTTACATCGACACTCAAGCTACGAGATGGCCGACCGGGAGAGCCGATAGCAGCAAAATCACGTTTGGGATGGACGGTCTACGGATCCAACCAGGACAAGTCAGGGGATATCGTTCATAGTTTCCACATATGCGAGTGCCAGGAGGCCGAGCAGACCCTACATGAGCTCGTGGAGAAGTTTTTCTCAGTCGAGAGTCTGGGTATAATGGAAGTCGCCCATCCTGAGTCCGCGGAAACTCAACGAGCAAATCGGATCCTGATGGAAACTACTAAGCGGGTCGGACAGCGATTCGAAACTGGGCTTCTCTGGAAGTACGATAGCTTCGAGTTCCCGGACAGCTACCAGATGGCGGTTCGACGACTGCAGTGTTTGGAAAGGCGTATGCAGAGGGATTTACTCATCGGCGAAAGTGTGAGGAGACAGCTTTCTGAGTATCAAGCGAAAGGGTACATACACAAAGCGACCCGGAAGGAGCTCGATGATTCAGATCCACGGCGTACGTGGTACTTACCTTTAGGAGTGGTCATCAATCCCAAGAAGCCGTCCAAGGTTCGTATCTTCTGCGATGCAGCGGCCAAAGTGGATGGAGTCGCACTCAACACGATGCTGTTGAAAGGGCCGGATCTGCTAAATACGTTGCTCAATGTTCTATACGGTTTCCGGGAGAAACGGGTCGCTCTGTGCGCGGATCTGAAGGAGATGTTTCACCAGATTTGGATTCGACGAGAAGATCGACATGCGCAACGACTGCTTTGGCGAGATGATCCTACACAAGCCCCCGATGTGTATTTGATGGACGTCGCAACGTTTGGTGCAACGTGTTCACCGTGTTCGGCACAATTCGTGAAGAATTTGAACGCTAAGGAGCATTCAAGACAGTATCCAGTTGCAGCCGACGCAATTATCCGGAAGCACTACGTGGATGACTACTTGGACAGCGCTGACGACGTTGACGAAGCGGTGAAGCTGGCACATGAAGTCAAACTGGTCCGCTCTCTCGGCGGATTCCATCTGCGGAACTGGCTTTCAAATTCCACCGAGGTTCTCGCACGGGTCGGGGAGAGAGACCCAGTCACAGAAAAGTGTCTCCAGCTGGACAAGAACAGTTCAACCGAACGCGTGCTCGGGATGTACTGGAAGCCGGTCGTCGATGTCTTCACGTTTACAACGACGCTAGCGGTGGGTGCGGAGCATCCAACTAAGCGCCAGGCACTGCGAGTAGTGATGAGCCCATTCGATCCGGCAGGATTGTTGTGTTTTTTCCTCATACACGGCAAGGTACTAATCCAGGAGCTGTGGAGGGCGAAGACGACATGGGATCAACTAATTCCGGAGGAGTTACTTGGGAAGTGGATGCGGTGGACGAGTTTGTTCAAACATCTGGACCAGATTAGCATTCCGCGTTGCTACTTTCCGCAACGTTCGGTGAAAGATATCTTGTCGCTGCAACTGCATATCTACGTGGATGCTAGCGAAGAAGCTTATGCGTGTGTCGCTTACTTTCGGGCGGTATTTCCGGATGGGATTTCTGTTGCGTTAGTCGGTGGGAAATCCAAGGTGGCTCCACTGAAGGCACACTCCATCCCACGGTTGGAGTTGATGGCAGCGGTAATCGGAGTACGCTTGATGAAGACCATCCTCACTGGGCACTCGCTCGTAGTCGAGAAGACAGTGTTATGGTGTGACTCTAAGACGGTGCTGGCTTGGATAAATTCAGATCATCGAAGATATCGCCAGTTCGTAGCTTGCCGAGTAGGTGAGATTTTGTCCAAGTCGGAGGCGAAGCAATGGCGTTGGATATCATCGAGAAAGAACGTCGCCGACGATGCGACAAAGTGGGGAAAAGGGCCGTGTTTGTCCTCAGGCGGCCGTTGGTTCCGTGGTGATAACGATTTATATTTGCCAGAAGATCAATGGACCGTAGATGCAGATTCAGTCGGCGCGACGACCGACGAAGAGCTGAGGTCGTGTTTGGTGCACAAGGAGGTTATCGTACCGCCACAACTTGTGAGGTGGGAGCGATTCTCGAAACTGACGCATTTGTATCGATCGGTAGCACATGTTCATCGCTACGTACAAAATCTACGGCGAACGGTAAAACGAGAGACTCGACTGGACGGACCACTCACTCAAGAGGAATTAGCAACAGCCGAAACCACAATCTTTCGTTGGGTGCAGTGTGAGCAGTATCCGGACGAGGTGGCGACTTTGTCAGTAATGCGGGACAAGCAGCCAGGACAACAGGCGCGGCTAGAGAAAACCAGCAAAATATACAAACTGTCTCCGTACTTGGACGAAGCAGGTGTTATTCGTTCTGATGGAAGGATATCTGCTGCGACCGTCGCCGCGTTTGACACTAAGTTTCCAGTAATATTGCCGAAAGCCCATCCAGTGACTAGACTGCTGGTTGAATGGTACCACCAACGATTTCTTCACGCCAATGGCGAGACTGTCGTGAACGAAGTGAGACAGCGTTTCCACATATCGCAGCTGCGCCCGTTCGTGCGTAAGGTGGCTAAAGAGTGCGCCTTGTGTAAAGTCAAGAAGCCAAGTCTGGCGACACCCCGAATGGCTCCACTCCCGGCGGCCAGGTTGCAGGCGTACGTACGTCCATTTTCCTACGTAGGCGTCGACTATTTCGGGCCGATCGGCGTGCGGGTGAACCGAAGTATTGCAAAACGATGGGTAGCTCTGTTCACGTGTATGACCACACGAGCAATCCATCTCGAAGTCGCTCACACACTTTCAACGGAATCTTGCAAGATGGCGATCAGGCGTTTCATCGGACGCAGAGGAGCACCTGTGGAGATCCGCAGCGACAGGGGCACAAATTTCGTGGGATCGAGCAACGAACTTAAGCAGGAGATGGGCAAAATCGAGCGCCAGCTTGCCGAAACGTTCACCAACGCGAACACGAAATGGGTGTTTAACCcacctggatcacctcacatggGTGGCGCCTGGGAGCGTCTAGTGCGGTCGGTGAAAATCGCTCTTGCTGCAATGGAGTCTTCTCGAACGCCGAACGAAGAAACGCTGGCAACGTTGCTAGTGGAAGCTGAGAGTGTGGTCAATTCGAGACCGCTAACATATATTCCTCTGGAGACGGCGCAACAGGAGGCTCTAACACCGAACCACTTTCTTCTAATGAGCTCGAGCGGCGTAACGCAGACTCCGAAGACGCTTACGGATCCAAGACAAGCCTGCAGGAACGACTGGAATCTATGCCGTACAATGGTAGATCAGTTTTGGCGCCGGTGGGTGCGGGAATATCTTCCTACCATCGCACGTCGTACCAAGTGGTTTGAGGAGACAAAACCGATCGAGGTAGGAGATTCGGTGATCATCGTAGAGGAGAAGATACGCAACGGATGGATTCGAGGACGTGTAGCCAAGGTCGTGGTGGGCCGAGATGGGCGAGTTCGCGATGCCGTGGTGCAAACTCCCGACGGAATGGTGCATCGACCTGTTGCAAAGCTGGCGCGGATCGACATAGAAAAGGTGGGGCTTCAGCCGGGAACAGCAGAAGGTAAAGCTGAACCGGAGATAGCTAACCAGCCTTACGGGTCGGGGAGTGTTACGGTATGTCCCGCTGACCCCTTCCAACTCCACGGTCTACCACCTGTCGGTGGACAATTTTGATGTAGTGAGGACCATTTGAAATGGAAGGAtaggaaaagggaaaaaaggaccgtttgaaatggaaggatagaaaaaggaaaaaaaggatCGTTTGAAATGGTAGGATAGAAAAACATAGACGTCACGTAGAGATGAGAGAAAGGTATAAGAAAAAAGAATAGATAGAAATTGTTGGAAGTTTAAGTAAATAGAACGTTGAATTCGTGAAGATATAAGCAAACATTTATTTCCGTAAGTAGATCCTATGGCAGCACGAATTTACATGAGTacaatttctgaattaaaacctAAACAGGTGCCGGAAGGCCAAGAAACGCACTCAACCGTTCGAATTGTGCACGATTGAGGTTAGGTGATACGTGACTTGCGTATTGCCCTGTAATCTAGCCGTAATTGTTGGGAATTAACGAGATACAATAATTGACCGATGTAAGTAAGCTTGAATATTACTCTAAGCATAATATTaataaattacatcagcttttagCTGATACCGTTTGGAATACATTCCTTAGGGTGTTGCTGAAAAGCCTCTTATTTAATCCACCCAACAGATAGTCCAcagcggtgaactcaccctacctCACTGAGTTtttcgacggaggaatttctcccgacactgatacccgctttcttgaacCGTTTAACTCCCAGTTTTATCGACATCTACTCggactgtgtgtgtatgtgtgtatatgcaagagtaaataggtggcaaactctcattcgtgtttcttagcattggctgaaccgatcttatccaaaccaatttcaactaaaaagccTTACACCCAGACAGCACGCtattgatttgtttttgattctgatgtttagtttctaaGATATTGTTTGAATGAGTAAAAATGGAGTTGGCTAAGTTGAGGTCAat encodes:
- the LOC131682874 gene encoding uncharacterized protein LOC131682874; this encodes MPNCTGSAPTVETHCNQFNEPDTDRMVSCCHCDSWWHFTCVGVNDSIDATDRPFTCPNCQRPSAQIPVIDAPGSKANSKAGTSTSTCSAGAIRARLQLERLEAQKALAMKRIELERREHERKMEQEKQKKEAEFERRQLQLEQAVMNESFRLREVIDLGGEGDEDNRSVASVQSSFSKVQQWKVAHSTLVVPTEKAPAIGTSNATTATGIQARQDGMQQPTSINEGILEAALAGISLGQSGLEPTLGGIIGRAESTTAPIVGSGQANIFSVTSALAGPSKGIANVIPKQHAFQNYPFPLTQPPPAGNSFVIPRVGNPNFAIAAQSTAVNRDSAGPIRGPVTVEELLGGEYSQSYAGQPLPSVIPTEQRFSRRQTVPPGIQLGPQEQPRFAEFQAGAQQPPLHDEQAYWGPTPRQLAARHVMNKELPIFSGNPEDWPLFISSYVNSTQTCGFSNEENLARLQRCLKGHALESVRSRLLLPASVPNVLATLETLYGRPELLIHALLQRIRGVPAPKQERLDTLIGFGMAVQNFCDHLEAGRHEAHLNNPMLLFELVEKLPAHMKLDWSLYKQRCGEVNLRSFSQYMQTLVRAASDVTVNYDPRPQPVQQQRIVKEKNGKDKNFCGTHSMEDSSLMATNKEASGVTMRPSSPACFICKNPGHRVKDCSEFDKKTVDERWETIQKLGLCRLCLGAHGRRPCKNRKQCDIDGCQRRHHPLLHSKRDTNEAQQARENGKTPGNGCKKFGNDGNSAKNGSRQVSNEAKPSSSKAVTNHHSAGKTTLFRIIPVTLYGNNRSVSVYAFLDDGSERTLIDEELVKDLGVVGDPQPLCLQWTANVKRSEANSQRVALEIAGRSGASKHSLSDVRTVSKLDLPRQSLRYAELAETFPYLKGLPIDDYDQAVPRILIGNDNAHVTSTLKLRDGRPGEPIAAKSRLGWTVYGSNQDKSGDIVHSFHICECQEAEQTLHELVEKFFSVESLGIMEVAHPESAETQRANRILMETTKRVGQRFETGLLWKYDSFEFPDSYQMAVRRLQCLERRMQRDLLIGESVRRQLSEYQAKGYIHKATRKELDDSDPRRTWYLPLGVVINPKKPSKVRIFCDAAAKVDGVALNTMLLKGPDLLNTLLNVLYGFREKRVALCADLKEMFHQIWIRREDRHAQRLLWRDDPTQAPDVYLMDVATFGATCSPCSAQFVKNLNAKEHSRQYPVAADAIIRKHYVDDYLDSADDVDEAVKLAHEVKLVRSLGGFHLRNWLSNSTEVLARVGERDPVTEKCLQLDKNSSTERVLGMYWKPVVDVFTFTTTLAVGAEHPTKRQALRVVMSPFDPAGLLCFFLIHGKVLIQELWRAKTTWDQLIPEELLGKWMRWTSLFKHLDQISIPRCYFPQRSVKDILSLQLHIYVDASEEAYACVAYFRAVFPDGISVALVGGKSKVAPLKAHSIPRLELMAAVIGVRLMKTILTGHSLVVEKTVLWCDSKTVLAWINSDHRRYRQFVACRVGEILSKSEAKQWRWISSRKNVADDATKWGKGPCLSSGGRWFRGDNDLYLPEDQWTVDADSVGATTDEELRSCLVHKEVIVPPQLVRWERFSKLTHLYRSVAHVHRYVQNLRRTVKRETRLDGPLTQEELATAETTIFRWVQCEQYPDEVATLSVMRDKQPGQQARLEKTSKIYKLSPYLDEAGVIRSDGRISAATVAAFDTKFPVILPKAHPVTRLLVEWYHQRFLHANGETVVNEVRQRFHISQLRPFVRKVAKECALCKVKKPSLATPRMAPLPAARLQAYVRPFSYVGVDYFGPIGVRVNRSIAKRWVALFTCMTTRAIHLEVAHTLSTESCKMAIRRFIGRRGAPVEIRSDRGTNFVGSSNELKQEMGKIERQLAETFTNANTKWVFNPPGSPHMGGAWERLVRSVKIALAAMESSRTPNEETLATLLVEAESVVNSRPLTYIPLETAQQEALTPNHFLLMSSSGVTQTPKTLTDPRQACRNDWNLCRTMVDQFWRRWVREYLPTIARRTKWFEETKPIEVGDSVIIVEEKIRNGWIRGRVAKVVVGRDGRVRDAVVQTPDGMVHRPVAKLARIDIEKVGLQPGTAEGKAEPEIANQPYGSGSVTVCPADPFQLHGLPPVGGQF